From Prionailurus viverrinus isolate Anna chromosome B2, UM_Priviv_1.0, whole genome shotgun sequence, the proteins below share one genomic window:
- the LOC125166318 gene encoding trace amine-associated receptor 3, which produces MDPIYIPEDLSGCPKFGNKSCPPVNRSLHVRVIMYSIMTAAMFITIFGNLVIMISISHFKQLHSPTNFLILSMATTDFLLGFVIMPYSMVRSVESCWYFGDGFCKFHASFDMMLSLTSIFHLCSIAIDRFYAVCYPLHYATTMTTSMIKRLLAFCWSAPALFSFSLVLSEANVAGMQSYEILVACFHFCALTFNKFWGTILFTTCFFTPGSIMVGIYGKIFLVSKRHAQVISNMPENTKVEVKKNLSKKKDRKAAKTLGIVMGVFLACWLPCFLAVLIDPYLDYSTPIIVLDLLVWLGYFNSTCNPLIHGFFYPWFRKALKYILSGKIFSSHSGTANLFPEAH; this is translated from the coding sequence ATGGATCCAATTTATATTCCTGAAGACTTATCTGGTTGTCCAAAATTTGGGAATAAATCTTGTCCTCCCGTAAACCGCTCTTTGCATGTCCGAGTGATAATGTATTCAATTATGACTGCAGCCATGTTTATCACTATCTTTGGAAACTTGGTTATAATGATTTCCATATCACATTTCAAACAGCTTCACTCTCCCACAAACTTTCTGATCCTCTCCATGGCAACCACCGACTTCCTTCTGGGTTTTGTCATCATGCCATACAGCATGGTGCGATCAGTGGAGAGCTGCTGGTATTTTGGGGATGGCTTTTGTAAATTCCATGCAAGCTTTGACATGATGCTTAGCCTAACCTCCATTTTCCACCTCTGTTCCATTGCTATTGATCGATTTTATGCCGTGTGCTACCCTTTACACTATGCGACCACAATGACCACCTCCATGATAAAGCGACTGTTAGCATTTTGCTGGTCGGCACCTGctcttttttcattcagtttagtTCTATCCGAGGCCAACGTTGCCGGCATGCAGAGCTACGAGATTCTTGTTgcttgtttccatttctgtgcaCTTACGTTCAACAAATTTTGGGGGACGATATTGTTCACTACATGTTTCTTTACTCCTGGCTCCATCATGGTTGGTATTTATGGCAAAATCTTTCTTGTTTCCAAACGACATGCTCAAGTTATCAGCAACATGCCTGAAAACACAAAGGTGGAAGTGAAAAAAAACTTATCTAAGAAAAAGGACAGGAAAGCAGCTAAGACCCTGGGAATAGTAATGGGGGTGTTTTTAGCATGCTGGCTGCCTTGCTTTCTTGCTGTCTTGATAGACCCATACTTAGACTATTCCACTCCCATAATAGTACTTGACCTTTTAGTGTGGCTTGGGTACTTCAACTCTACTTGCAACCCCCTCATTCATGGGTTTTTTTACCCGTGGTTTCGGAAAGCTCTTAAGTACATATTGTCAGGCAAAATATTTAGCTCTCACTCAGGAACTGCAAACCTATTTCCTGAggcacattaa